Within the Solibacillus silvestris genome, the region GAGCTTGGACAAAAGACGTTTAAAATTCATTGTTTAAACAATAGTGCTGATGGAATTCAGCCAAAACTGAACCGCTCGATGCGAAACGACTATATGATTCGTGTCAGCTCGGCAATCAATGCCGAACCGGATCTGGAAAAGCCGGACGTAGTATTGGGACTTGTCTGCCATGAGGAGCGCTTTTATTTAGGCAAGCTTACATACGGTGAAGCGGTTTGGCTGAAGCATATGCAGAAGCCTGAAATGTATTCAACAGCACTGAGTACAAGGGATGCGCGTGCGATCGTCAATATCGCGGTACCGTTTCCGGACGGACTAAAGGTGATTGATCCTTGCTGCGGTATCGGTACGGTGCTTGTGGAAGCGATGAGTATGGGCATTGCGATTGAAGGACGCGATATCAATAAACGTGTTGTTTGGGGGTCCCAAATTAATCTCCGCCACTTCGGATATGAACCGAATGTGGAAATCGGCCCAATTGAAGAGGCGAATGAAGGATATGACGTCGCAATTATTGATATGCCGTACAATTTATTTACGCATATTACGGGTGAGCTGCAGCAAAGCATCATTACAAATGCCCGTCGGATTGCAAAGCGGGTCATTATTGTGACAATCGAATCGATGGACGATAAAATCCACGAAGCCGGTTTAACGATTATCGATCGAGCCGTATTGAAAAAAGGGAAATTCGAACGCCAAGTTTTAATATGTGAATAGAAGTAACGTTTCAATTCAGTGAATACCTGGATTGGAACGTTTTTTATTTGACACTGTATTTTATACATGGTATATTTATCTCGAATTAAAGATAAATGAATTCGTAATAACAGGGAGGAGGTACTTTATGAGTAAATATGACAAGCAATTAAAAGCATTTACTGTTTTACATCGGGCTCAAACTTCTATCCAAGAAGCGACGAAAAAAGATATCCAGCAGCATGATCTGAATTTAACGGAATTTGCCGTAATGGAATTGCTTTATCATAAAGGAGATCAGCCTATCCAAATCATCGGTAAAAAAGTATTGATCGCTAGCAGCAGCATTACGTATGTCGTCGATAAACTGGAGAAGAAAAATCTCGTTGCACGTGTTGCCTGTCCGACAGACCGCCGTGTTACATTTGTATCGTTAACGGATGAAGGAAAACAGATGATTGAATCGATTTTCCCTTCACATGAAGAGAAGATTGCATCGATTTTTGATGTGTTATCGGATGAAGAGCTGCAAAACTTAACAGACTATTTAAAGCGTGTGGGACACCATGCGAACAAATTATAAATTGATTACAAGCATCGGGTTCGGTGCATTTTTCTTAAACTAATATCTCGATATCGAGAAAATGGAGGCCATACAGATGAACCATATTAAAGGAATTCACCACGTAACAGCGATTACAAGCAGTGCAGAAAAAAACTATGAATTTTTCACATATGTATTAGGAATGCGTCTAGTGAAAAAAACAGTCAACCAGGATGATATTCAAACATACCACCTGTTTTTCGCGGATGATAAAGGGTCTGCAGGAACAGATATGACATTCTTTGATTTTCCGGGCATCCCGAAAGGACGTCACGGGACGGATGAAATTTACAAAACAGCTTTCCGTGTGCCAAATGATGCGGCACTGGATTATTGGGTAAAACGTTTTGACCGTCTGAAAGTACAGCATGAAGGCATCAAACCATTATTCGGCAAGCAAACATTATCATTTGTCGATTTTGATGACCAGCAATACATGCTCATCTCAGATGAAAACAATGAAGGCATCGCATCAGGTACACCTTGGCAAAAAGGTCCGATTCCATTAGAGTTTGCGATTACAGGCTTAGGTCCGATTCATGTACGCGTTTCGAACTTTGATTATTTCAAAGAAGTTCTTGAGAAGGTATTAGTAATGCGTGAAACAGGTAAAGAAGATTCACTGCACTTATTTGAAGTAGGTGAAGGCGGTAACGGGGCATCGGTTATTGTCGAGCACAATACAGTATTACAGCCTGGCCGTCAAGGTTTCGGTACAGTTCACCATGCCGCATTCCGTGTAGAAGATACAGCCGTATTACGTGAATGGATCGGCCGACTTGAAAGCTTCGGGTTCGGTACTTCAGGCTATGTGGACCGCTTCTTCTTTGAATCGCTCTATGCACGTGTAGCACCAGGCATTTTATTTGAATGGGCAACAGATGGACCAGGATTCATGGGCGATGAGCCATATGAAACAGTAGGGGAAATTCTTTCATTGCCGCCATTCCTGGAGAGCAAACGCGACTATATTGAAAGTGTTGTACGTCCGATTGATACAGTACGCTCAACAAAAACAATCGAGAAGGAATACGAGTAATTCGTCTATCAAAATGAGAATGGAGAATGTCCGATGAACTATATTTTCAACAAAGGGAAAGAAGACAAGCCGGTATTTTTACTGCTTCACGGGACAGGCGGAGATGAGAACAGCCTGCTTGCACTGGCAGAAATCATTGATCCGGAAGCATCGGTTTTAAGTGTACGAGGCAATATATTGGAACACGGGATGCCGCGATTTTTCCGACGTTTAGCTGAAGGTGTGTTTGATATGGAAGATTTGGCCTTCCGTACGAAGGAGCTGTATGAATTTATCGGCGAGAAAGCAGCAGAATACGGCTTTGACCGTCAAAACATTATTGCAATCGGTTATTCAAATGGTGCCAATATCGCAGCAAACCTGTTATTTGAATATGAAAATGCATTAAAAGGTGCGGTTCTGCATCATCCAATGGTTCCGAATCATGAAGCAACGGTTGCGAAACAGGACGGCACGCATGTATTTATCGTAGCAGGAGTGAATGACCCGATTTGCCCGCAGCAAGAAGCAATCGATCTGGAGCGTTATTTAACGGATGCAGGCGCGAACGTGACATTGGAATGGGAATCAAACGGTCACCAGCTGACGATGAATGAAGTACAAAAAGCGAAGGCTTGGTATGAGCGCACATTTTAATTAAAGATTGTTCATGCATAAAAGACCCTTTCCGGTTTCAGGAAAGGGTCTCTTGTATTTAAGTGATTTTCTTTTTACATTTTTTATTATCCGCAAAGACGGCAATTAAGGTTCCGGATATCACCGTCATCCATAAAATAATGCTCATTTTTTCAACTCCAATCGTTTGTTTCATTACTATATGTTTAATGATAAGGAAGGATTAGTTGAATAGTCAGTTTAGCCAAGGTGGAGGTTTTTAATAAGGATTAAGGAAAGCCGACCTTAATTTTTTCTGCTAATCAAGTGTTGAAGAGGGGAATTTTTATCATTCCATATGATCATTTCTTTTGCCGCCCCTTTTTTTCTTTGCATATACTTATTTGCAACCTATAATAAATACAACGATAGTAAAAAGCTTCTACATGAGGCAAACTAAACTCGTGTTAGGAGGAAATGACATGCAAATCCAATTTTTAGGCACTGGTGCAGGGATGCCGTCAAAAGAACGCAATACGAGTTCGATCGCATTCAAACTGCTGGAAGAACGGGGCTCTATTTGGCTGTTTGACTGCGGGGAAGCGACACAGCACCAAATTTTGCATACAACGGTTAAACCGCGCAAAATCGATAAAATCTTTATTACACATTTACACGGCGACCATATTTTCGGGCTGCCCGGCTTTTTAAGTTCCCGTTCTTTTTTAGGCGGGGAAGATGTGCTCACTATTTATGGGCCAGCCGGTTTACAACAATGGATTGAACAAACATTACAATTATCTAAAACCCATTTAACATATCCGATTGAATTTGTCGAAGTAAAAGATGGCATCGTATTTGAAGATGAGAAGTTTACGGTACGTGCACTGTCGCTTCAGCATGTTGTCCCATGTTTCGGCTACCGGATTGAACAAAAGCCGATGCAGGGCGAGCTGCTGATTGACAAGGCTTTAGCATTAGGTGTACCAAAAGGTCCGTTATTAGGGCAGTTAAAAGCAGGTCATTCTGTAAAATTGGAAGATGGAACAGTTGTGGAAAGCAGCGATGTAACGTCACCACCACAGCCAGGGTTCACTGTTGCAATTTTAGGGGATACAAAGTATTGCGAAAACAGTATCCGTTTAGCACAAAATGCAGATGTTGTCGTACACGAAGCAACCTTTGACCATTCCACAATTGAACTTGCGGGCAAGTACGGACATGCGACAAATACAGAAGCAGCTAAAATTGCAAAAGAGGCACAAGCGAGACATTTGCTGTTGAATCATATAAGCGCCCGTTTTTTGAAGCATGATCTGATTCCGTTTTTGGAAGAAGCAAAAGCGATCTTCGAAAACAGTTATTTAGCAAATGATTTCAGCCAATATGAGTGGCGAAAAAACGAATTGCTGGAAATTGAATAGATGAATTTAATCGAGGTGTATAGTAAACGGGGTGAATGTTTACTATATGCTTCTTTACTTTTTTAAGAGAATTTTGTCCAATAACAGAAAGTTTCCGCTATAATGGAGAAAAGGGGGATGAATGATGCAGCAACCGACAATTTCACCGAAAGTATTACGATTGCTAGTTATTTTTCCAAATGTCATGAGCTATATTCTGTTATTTGGAGTCGTTGTGTACATACGAACAAACTTGGAAATGCTGAAAGCGACAGACGGCTTAACGATGTGGCTGATCATTGCGGCGGTATTAGGCCCGATTTCACTCTATACGACATTCAG harbors:
- a CDS encoding RNA methyltransferase gives rise to the protein MTQKYLYSFTWQRDEYDLSRLEMRTFFNFHVEGNVLISQERIEPSRSPYMRSRLAVFYEASSIEQLIEMAAQLELGQKTFKIHCLNNSADGIQPKLNRSMRNDYMIRVSSAINAEPDLEKPDVVLGLVCHEERFYLGKLTYGEAVWLKHMQKPEMYSTALSTRDARAIVNIAVPFPDGLKVIDPCCGIGTVLVEAMSMGIAIEGRDINKRVVWGSQINLRHFGYEPNVEIGPIEEANEGYDVAIIDMPYNLFTHITGELQQSIITNARRIAKRVIIVTIESMDDKIHEAGLTIIDRAVLKKGKFERQVLICE
- a CDS encoding MarR family transcriptional regulator produces the protein MSKYDKQLKAFTVLHRAQTSIQEATKKDIQQHDLNLTEFAVMELLYHKGDQPIQIIGKKVLIASSSITYVVDKLEKKNLVARVACPTDRRVTFVSLTDEGKQMIESIFPSHEEKIASIFDVLSDEELQNLTDYLKRVGHHANKL
- a CDS encoding glyoxalase gives rise to the protein MNHIKGIHHVTAITSSAEKNYEFFTYVLGMRLVKKTVNQDDIQTYHLFFADDKGSAGTDMTFFDFPGIPKGRHGTDEIYKTAFRVPNDAALDYWVKRFDRLKVQHEGIKPLFGKQTLSFVDFDDQQYMLISDENNEGIASGTPWQKGPIPLEFAITGLGPIHVRVSNFDYFKEVLEKVLVMRETGKEDSLHLFEVGEGGNGASVIVEHNTVLQPGRQGFGTVHHAAFRVEDTAVLREWIGRLESFGFGTSGYVDRFFFESLYARVAPGILFEWATDGPGFMGDEPYETVGEILSLPPFLESKRDYIESVVRPIDTVRSTKTIEKEYE
- a CDS encoding carboxylesterase — encoded protein: MNYIFNKGKEDKPVFLLLHGTGGDENSLLALAEIIDPEASVLSVRGNILEHGMPRFFRRLAEGVFDMEDLAFRTKELYEFIGEKAAEYGFDRQNIIAIGYSNGANIAANLLFEYENALKGAVLHHPMVPNHEATVAKQDGTHVFIVAGVNDPICPQQEAIDLERYLTDAGANVTLEWESNGHQLTMNEVQKAKAWYERTF
- a CDS encoding ribonuclease Z (RNase BN; member of metallo-beta-lactamase family; the purified enzyme from Escherichia coli forms dimeric zinc phosphodiesterase; in Bacillus subtilis this protein is a 3'-tRNA processing endoribonuclease and is essential while in Escherichia coli it is not; associates with two zinc ions), with the translated sequence MQIQFLGTGAGMPSKERNTSSIAFKLLEERGSIWLFDCGEATQHQILHTTVKPRKIDKIFITHLHGDHIFGLPGFLSSRSFLGGEDVLTIYGPAGLQQWIEQTLQLSKTHLTYPIEFVEVKDGIVFEDEKFTVRALSLQHVVPCFGYRIEQKPMQGELLIDKALALGVPKGPLLGQLKAGHSVKLEDGTVVESSDVTSPPQPGFTVAILGDTKYCENSIRLAQNADVVVHEATFDHSTIELAGKYGHATNTEAAKIAKEAQARHLLLNHISARFLKHDLIPFLEEAKAIFENSYLANDFSQYEWRKNELLEIE
- a CDS encoding acyl-phosphate glycerol 3-phosphate acyltransferase, whose product is MQQPTISPKVLRLLVIFPNVMSYILLFGVVVYIRTNLEMLKATDGLTMWLIIAAVLGPISLYTTFSIVKRIKNGTL